AACTACTTGTGTTATCTCCACTGTGTCCTAGAATAACCAGAGTTTGACTTATGTGCAAAGTTATCAGCCATACCCAAGTAATGTTTTCTGCATTTGTTGTTAGAGTTTCAAGTCCATTGGAAATTTCATGACGACAGAGTCTATCCAAAAAGATTTAGTTCAAATAGAAACTGTGTAGATGCCAGAGAGCCGGAAAACAGTGTGAAATGGGTGGGGAAATGGAGAGAAAACAGGGGAGGAGAAAGAGGAGGGGTTCCCTGTGCTCTGTGAAGTCCACCTCCTTATGCACACTGTCTGTTTGGATAAAAGTGACTCACTGAGGCTTTGGCTTGCTCCGCTTGGGTGTGTTTGTATGGCATTTGTGAATCAGTCTTCTGACACGCAGAGAGTTTGCTAAACTTCTCTAAGAACTTCAGTGGACGTTAGGACGACAGAAATGAACAGCCTGGCTATAATCAGACGTCGTATACATTCATGGTGGTAGGAAGATTAACTGGGTATGTTTGCTGCTTTCGTATTTGTGATGTTTTAATCATTAACTACTTTTTTCCAGCATTCTGGAAGTCATCTCTCAACAATCAACACGGGACACTTGGTATTTCAGAAAGTCCTCTTGTTCAAGAGGAACCGCTGATCTCCTTGCCCGGCAACTGTCCTGAGGATCCATCTCACTCCTGCTCAAATACATCAAAAGGTGTGAAAAGTTGCTCCAGCAGTGCTTTGTCTTTTACCAACCCGGTCTTCCTTCAGACGCAACAAGTGATCGCAAAAGACCCAACAGCAGCCAACGGAAAATCACGTCCACCTCCTCCACCTAGACCTCCTCCACCTCACATTTTGATTGATACACCTACTGCACCTCCAAGTCCGAGGACTATGCCTTTAAGCATCGGCTTTAACAGACTAAGTCAGAGATCACAGGCTAGCACCATGTCCAAGGGATCCAAACAACCTTGTACCAAGAACCCTCCTCCGCGACCTCCTCAAGCGCCAGACATTGACAGTTACCGTTGCACTATCGCTTTGGATGATGATACCATCTCTAGAGCCCTATCTCGAGCCAATCTGCCCCATACTCCTTTAAACCAAACCAGCAACAACATCCTGCGACAATGGACAGGACTAGAAGAGAAAGGGCGAAGTTCAAGTGGCCGAAGTTTGTCCACGTCCTCGTCCGACTCCTTGGATTCTTCCCCACACCCTCTTCCTTTGAACCTGTCCCAGAGCACGGGTCAAAGGCTCTCCACGGACGACAGCAGTGATGAATACGACGAAGAAGAGGAAGACTACGGTGTTGGATTAGAGAGAGACTTACATCTCCGGCTACGTAGTTCCCACAAGTCAAGGAGACTCCTGGCGGTGGAATTAGCGGGGGCTCGTCCGAGATCGTTCGTCATCTTTCCTCGGGCATTAAGGGGACACTTCCGTAAGGTCAGAGGTGTCCTCAAAGTCTTGGCTACACCTGAGAGACGCATCTTGCTACAGATCATTGAGCTGGCCCAGGATAAAGGCTCCTACTTTGGTTGCCTGGTGCAGGACTACTTGAGCTATGTGCAGGAGAACAAAAACTGCCTCACGTCTTGTCAGGATCTTCTGCAGACGATTCGCCAGTTCATGACCCAGATGAAGGCCTATCTCATACAGAGCTCAGAGATAAACCCACCTATTGAATCTTACGTACCCGAGGACCAGATTGGTAAGATGATTTCGACTTTGTGTACAGTAAAAATTATCCAATCTAGTGCATGATGTAGTGAGATTTGTTAGGTTTTTTGGAAGTACAGTAAGTTGCAGATGGCTTGGGATTGTTTTACCTTTATTAGTTCCAAACAAGTCCTGGCATTGGAGGCATATCTAGAAAAAAGGCGTTGGAGTTATATTGCACAAAGGTTATTCTGTAAGGATTTTATGACACCTCAAACACATGTATGCTTCACTgttgataaaaaaacatttcttcagAGCAACTGGGCAATGGCATGCAGACATCTTTGATGTGAAATACATCTGCATATAGATGTCTGCACACTGACATTTAGATGCATCTGAAATAGCTGTCAAGTTACTTAGATAACCACAGATATGTAAAGAGATCCTATAAGTCACCTGGTTTGCATGAACAAGTTTACGCTTGACAGCTGCTGtcgaaaaaaattataaagaataaaaagcagatatgcatttggcagacatatTTTTCCAGTGACTCACAGTGGTATACATTTGATCCTTATACGTGTTTCCTGGAATTAAACCGCCAACTTTTGCTttttaccactgagctacaggaacattaaTCTCTCACACAAAAGAGAATTGTAATCTTTTCTTAAAATTAATGAATTTGGTATTAAAAGCTTCATATAATGTCTAACTGTGACTAGctgtatcttaaaaaaaaagtttaaagggaaagtttaaCTTTTCTAAAGATTAACCTTCTCGGTGGTTAAGGGTGGTTATGAGGCAATAAACAAAGCTTGAAGGCATGAATTCTGATGCTTGAATGCAAGTTGAATCACATCACGGGTTATGCTTGAATAATTAAACCTAAGGTGAACCCTAAACCATACAAAGCTGTAGTTAGCAATGGCTCAATTCTTACATTCATTCCTCCATATTATGTTTGCATAATTTTAGCAAAAGTTGTCCTGTTAATGACACCTTTAGCATTAACTAACacaaactaacaatgaacaatacttctccAGCATTTATTAGTATTTGTTCataattttggcatttactAATACGTTTATAAAATTCAAGCCTTGTAACTGGTTAAATTAggtaatgcaccatgaacttaGATTACTAActttattgacattaactaacattaacaaacaaacctatattttacattgattgttcatgttagttaatgcatttattaatgtttactaatacaaccttattttaaagtgttttacaatttttgtctttgttttgtaACTACAATTTTTGATCTACAATGTTGATAGATTTTTAGCAATGCGTGGTTACGCAATAGCAAAGGTTATTTTGAAGAACAAGGCCTGTTGAAAGTCTGTGTCAGTTGTATAGAAGTCATAAAGATGATAATATTTAATCTCAGTTACAATAGTGTAACACGGGAGTCAATGTGGGTGTGTTTGTAGGTTTAATGATTAAATCTGTATATGTTCGTTGGTAACCTTTGTAAGTTGTTGAATGTCtgctttaaaatattattaggaATCATATTTTAATATGAACTAAAGCCTTATATAGCCTAACATCAACCCCTTGAGTCACCttagtacacctttgtacctaaagtaTGCATATTAAGATCTTCAAGGCACATATTGGTACCGTAGGTAAATATTGGTACATACATACCTGTACCGAAATGGTATGACgaccttttaaaaaaatactgtccCATTTACAgcctttgtacctttttctgacagtgtatacaCTGAACATTGTATGCTCTAAGTACCGGTATATttagaataaaaaatatttggttatttgtCTAATTTCTTACTTCAGCGTTCCCACAGATCATGGAATTTATGGAATATCAAGGAATGTTATAAAGTGTTTTCCACACATTGaaagtcagatttttttgtCATGAAAGTCTTGAAATATCAGAGATTTAGTTTTTCGCTTCAAATTTTTGTTCAAAATGTAATCTGCTTGTTGTGACATGAGGAATGTCGTTTCCGGGTGTAAGCCCCCACGGATTTTAAGTGAAACTATTAtctaaacagctgtttattgagggtatgcattgacgtcacttttccacgtgaccatgcCGGAGaacgccctgttgagtggcaaacgttcaacaaaatggctagTTTTTatagcggctgctgcgaaaatgccagtaaaactgactattatcagcttaattaaaatttagttggacttaaTAGCAGaagtggacaatacttagttacattagttacattttccaagcatctgtgctttattggGGTGTTTGTATTGGGGAAAATGTTACTTTACTACATTCTAAAGaatataatcatactgtgtattctttaaaattgcatattaaaatgtatttaatacctaattacatttaaaggacaagttcggtattctacacttaaagccctgttttcggattgtttgtggtgaaatagaacggttttgactgaaatttcgacatgtgcggctgccccgagagttttcgggtgtttgtgtttcgcctcccacctctacaatgggtttagtGGTGCACTGGAGCGGTCCTTCCTagaatgcattaaactttcgtttacaaagacgtgaaactcaccgagtggtcaggggtgttcaatgatatgctcacacaaaaatcgctacaaaagatgctttccaacaggtgttttagcattcgatgttaacttgtggacctatttttccaaacgcctcacacccgtatattcttccactgagagcttgaataatagacactccagcccaggtggtggcgctaatccgccattgccaattgcaagaatacaaacaaagttcccggtgcgtaataccgtacctcacagcacatctaatacaagtcaatggagttggcaaaaactacgataaaacctgttggaatgtgtattttgcagcgatttttgtatGAGcgtatcagtgaacacccctgaccactctgtgagtttcacatctttgtaaacgaaagtttaatgcattttaggaaggattgttccagtgcacctacaAACCCATCCCAGAGGTGGGAGGcgatagaacaaacacccgaaaattctcggggcagccgcacacgtacaaatttcagtcaaaactgttctatttcatcataaacaatctgaaaacagggctttacgtgtaaaataccgaacttgtcctttaaattgtgtacttttactcaagtatatgtactgtatgtacagataatgtacttaaatattaaatgtaaaacaaaaacttgtatttatgaaatgtaatagaataaaaattatgataatatgctttggaatgtgttttccaaagaaaaaaacggataaaatacaaatacttttgtatcaaacctctgcttgatagtgaccctagcaacttgtcaacccgcctgtggtctgtggacattggcatgaacgatctatttacttctcctttcagtgttttttggcagtctgatagctctgaattcttgttaatctgttagtacagtctaacgcacaacagctttttccaatTTAGACGCATTTTCCCCGTGTTTTCGCTGATATCACACTGTAGGCTAcacaaatgctgccgctctgtcttttgccactcagtgggcgtaaccgcagtcactttcgccgaaggtgacgtcacgtgcataccctctattggcattgtttattaatttaagaatatttttataaatttgcGTCATTTAGACATAGGTCatgaaaattcagctttttagtcTGTGAAAGTCAGGCAAAAGTCTAGGAATTTGACATTTGGTTGAGAGTAGGAACCAGTGGCGGCCGATGACTTCTTTTTCGTgagcgcacgatgcgaagctcgtcacaacatgtatgtagcccgtcatgtgtgtggttcgtcatttcaaaatatgtgtttggcatgTCAAGTGGACTTATGTGTATcacatgtcatgtcaaaataagtgcctgcactgcaaaaaatgactttcttagtttttttgtcttgtttttagtggAAATATCTAGGATTTCTTAGGTTGGGCTGCTTTTTTGTGATGAGCAAGGCGACctgagaaaataagtctagtttatatacaaaatatacagtttaagtgaatttgtggttaacacaagcaaaaaaaaatctgccaatagggtaagcaaatttttcttgaatttggtgtttaagaaaaatgttttttgcttaccccattggcagatctttttgcttgttttattcacaaaatcacttaaatttgatatgtttggtctaaaaactagacttattttcgttttgctcatcaagaaaagaaATCTTTATagaagaatttttagattttttttactaaaaccaagacaaaaatactaaaaacattttttttcttgaaaataattttttgcagtgttgctttggataaaagtttctatacactgcaaaaaatgactttcttacttattttacgtatttttgtcttgttttcagtaaaaacattATTGTATTTTCTTGGTAAGCAAAATGACCAAGAAAAATAATTCtaggttttagacaaaaaatatgaactttaagcaaattagtgcttaaaacaagcaaaaaagaatATGCCAATTGAATAAGAAAAATACTTATTAAGTTATTAAGAAGATCTTACTTATTCCATCGgcagaattttttgcttgttttaagcacaaatttacttaaattttatattttttgtctaaaatctagacttattttccttggtcattttgcttatcaagaaaatacatctcaatttaagaagttttagatatttttgctgaaaacaagacaaaaatactaagtaaaaaagtcattttttgcagtaaatgacctgaaataatttttttaaataatggccCACGCGGATAAATTGTTCCCCATGAACACtgcaatattttattaaaaataagaatagtcagttttgatttcatgggacctttaaagctttaaaactCTTTTTCTCTTTATATCAGATGCAGTATTGGAAAAGGCAATGCATAAATGCGTGCTGAAACCTCTGTACGGTTCGGTGCAGTCGGCCCTGCATGATTGCCAGGTGTCCAGCGGGGAGTGGCGGAGACTGCAAGAAAATCTGGCCCTGGCCAAGACCAAACAGCCCAGAGAACTGGGGGCAAACGCAACAAGACCACCAGACACCCACGCCATTAACCGGATCCGCAGAAAACTGGCAGCCATGTGCAGGATGTACTCGCCCGAGCAAAAGATCGTGGTGCTGTTGAAAGTGTGCAAACTCATCTACAATATTATGCAAGATCACAAAGTGCGTACGGGTGGAGTTGTGTCTCGAGGGTTCATTTAATGGTTTATGGGCATGTGATCAGAGAAAATATGTGCGTCATGTAGAAGATACTTAATGAAATGATTTGGATGAAGATCACACACGAATGTTCTCTCTGTCTGTTTTCAGTGCGACTGTTCGGAGCGGATGATTTCCTGCCCATGTTGACGTATGTGTTGGTCCAGTGTGACATGCCTCAGTTGGACACAGAGATCTTGTACATGATGGAGCTGATAGATCCACCATTGCTACATGGAGAAGGTGCGTTCACGTGTTCCTCGTAggaatgcattaaaaaaaatgagggCTGTTGTttgataaaacattttctagtttgCTTTCCTGGTTGTAATGAATTTCAGTATCCTATGTGACAGAACAATAGGTGGAATTTGACAAGCGATAAACTTTTCCCATATTTGATACACTTCCTAAGTTCAGTTCCCCACAAAGTAATTTCCTCTCGGGTGTGTTTGTCCTGTTTCCATAGACATCCGTACTGAAGCTATTGCTGTTGTTAAAAAGATGTATTGTTAAAGATGTAAattaaaaatctgccaatggggtaagcaaaaaaattcttgaacatttttcttaaacactaacttcaagaaaaattcaagaaaaatgtgcttaccccattggcagatttttttgcttgttttatgcacaaaatcacttaaatttgatatttttggtctaaaaacaagacttattttcttgggtcgttttgctcatcaagaaaaagcatcttaatataAGAAGTTTTTgattttttgctaaaaacaagacaaaaatactaagattttttttcttgaaaataattttttgcagtggtgtaagcaattttttcttgaatttctcttgaatttagtgtttaagaaaaatgttcaagatttttttgcttaccccactggcagatttttttgcttgttttatgcacaaaatcacttaaatttgatgtttttggtctaaaaccagacttattttcttataagcatcttaattttaaggatttttatatatttttactgaaaacaagacaaaatataagaaaaaaaataatttttgcagtgtagtctTGGATTAATCTAATCCGCCCCAtgaatttattcatttaaattatttatttttaaataatttttaataaaaaatgtttgcaGATACTTTTATTGAATGGAGTAAAAGTGGGAAATATTATGATCAACACTTTCAAATGCAATCTGGTATAGCCTTATTCactaccattcaaaagtttagggtcacttgactaaaaatgttttttaaatcttttcaacatatgttttttatatcttaaaaatgtaattaaaggtccactgtgtaaaaattagcggcatctagctgtgagattgcgaattgcaatcaacggctcagtccacagctcacccctcactttcgaaacgcatagagaagctacagaaACCACTACAGGATAAACACGTCATCGTCCGAGACAACGTATTGACAAAACGTGCTCTATtaaacagtttgtccatttagggctactctAGATACATGGCAGTgtaaaatggtgacttccatgtaaggagacgcgcggtatgtagataaaacgtctcattctaaggtaataataaggtctttatacaccactaataatatagttatgtatcatatattgcatttttgtcaagagatcctgctaaaagttacacaatgcacctttaaatgcatgGGTTACTATACACTGGCCATTACGTTTTACTTTCACAAATAATGAAGAGAagcagccaatcagaaatcagAATAGATCTCctttaatattgtttaaaaagcaTCTCAGTATAAAACTTCTTGTAGCTGctaaataaaatgacattttaaaatgacaaaagtacatttttgcaaACTCTAGACAAAGTtttataacttattttatttacttgccgttttttttaatcattcaaattagtctttttgacatttttctGTGCTGTGACAAACTCAGAACTCATTTAATATTTGACGTTATACAGACtttaacctagaaaatatatgacccaaccatgggttgaaacaacccagcattttttatactTTGAAGACTTAATAAGTCTTTAATATATGTATACTTTATTTCTATATAGGAGGTTATTACCTCACCAGTGCATATGGAGCAATGTCACTGATTAAGAACTTCCAGGAAGACCAGGCTGCCCGAATCCTCAGCTCTACAACACGTGACACACTCCACCAATGGCACCAAAGACGTACCATGCAGAGAAATCTGCCCTCTGTGGACGACTTTCAGGTAAGAGTCTGACCTTCAGacagtggtggctcgtgacttctcttccgaggggcgcaaattcaaaatatgtgctcggcgcatcatgtgaaccatgtgcatcacgtgtcttgtcaaaatatgtgccttctgcacacgcgtcgaaaccgtttatgataaaagagacgctcgtgttcacaaaatactcacaagacactcctttaacagtaaactctgattacgcatgaggttatgcgagtatctggcaaacgcgagcgtctcttttgtcatgGACCCTGTAGACGCGTCTGCGGCAGGCACAgcaggacacgtgatgcacataatgTTCActtgacgcgccgaacacatattttgaattgaCGAACCACCCACATGACGGACTAcatcagtgcttctcaaatagtggggcgggacccccagggggggcgcgcaagaccccggggaaaatacttcttcaggaagtgatttttccCCCTTCACTTAAAGacatcacgctgataagccgcttgtgttttttattattatttattgattatatttaatttaatatttcagtatcaaatggtcaaaaaatattatactttaaataaggattgatttttttatttcaggcaaattgatgcattttaagtcttttctgttacagactaaaaaacaattttaataaagttattctttgttgtaagttgatccgatatttccttttttgtgttttctttttgtgttttctcaatgttaataatGATAAAATGATTTTCAGATGTGTAATTATATAGAAAAaatatactatttacagtcgcggcggagagttgggggggcgcaaaatgtttacctcttcctagggggagcgtgacagaaaataattgagaagcactggaccacatacatgttgtgacgaacttcgcatcgtgcgcccttaaaaaagaagtcaccggccgccactgcctTCAGATGCTTATGCTTTTTATCTGAGGTCAACATCTGCATTTTTTCTGACTGTTTACAATCGTACATATAAGCTTGAATTTCTGCATGAATGAGATTTAACcgcacacaaaacaaaaaatgcattttaactctttccctgccattgatgtgttatctcgtcaattgagagaaaacgcttccctgccaatgatgctttcctgacgagtttttaccataatttatatttccgctattatccactaggtggcgctcttacacaGCTTATAAAGAACTGAAGCATTCACTTATCCTAAAACATAGAAAACTCTGTGTAAGTtatgatcatcgctctgaatctgatctctaacaaaagtcgtttacaagaatgcaattatcttaggttttttttttccgTTTTTAAATCTACACATATTTAAGGTGTTATAAAGAGATTAAATAAacataggatgaaagtttttctgttttttttttttgtttgaaagcagagggtctgttctttcatttaatatattgtatgtttatatatttatataatttttttttctggaaggcattttgtgaaacttgtgaaaatcccaaaaaatgctggcgggcagaGAAAGGGTTAAATGGAATATAGAGGTGCTCTATGTGTGCCACTTTATTCATTCGTATACAAAAATTCctattggatttttttttatatttgtgttcCACAGAAAACGAGTCTACACTAaatatttgttggttcaacttgaAAAaggttacctggttgccttaaaattttgagttaatttatTCAGAATAATTAAAGTGGGTAGTGGGTACTTTTTTCTTTTGACGATGTATGTCTCccctttctcttttttttaacaaacccTGGTGTATTTTGTTGTACCCGTTTGATAAGGTAtgcattaattaaatataataaaaaacacaaaaaatgagttaattc
This genomic interval from Misgurnus anguillicaudatus chromosome 8, ASM2758022v2, whole genome shotgun sequence contains the following:
- the LOC129450126 gene encoding ras and Rab interactor 2 codes for the protein MAMNAASQPSRMDRNSSYLQLVDAFTWSLGSLEQQMVDAQETNDDPVKDTNPSLLIEIEGAMTSVCLQYPAADGDGVGTSLSVLDKLIHTHPIWLLLSIDQHEVTDILLKQPAGVFLVWRSPVLQKKVLSFHMDGTSDSIIHVPVKESQYTFSLEESGIGFADLFHLVAFYCISRDILPCTLKLPEAVCLAETLSDLNEVTQRGAAFWKSSLNNQHGTLGISESPLVQEEPLISLPGNCPEDPSHSCSNTSKGVKSCSSSALSFTNPVFLQTQQVIAKDPTAANGKSRPPPPPRPPPPHILIDTPTAPPSPRTMPLSIGFNRLSQRSQASTMSKGSKQPCTKNPPPRPPQAPDIDSYRCTIALDDDTISRALSRANLPHTPLNQTSNNILRQWTGLEEKGRSSSGRSLSTSSSDSLDSSPHPLPLNLSQSTGQRLSTDDSSDEYDEEEEDYGVGLERDLHLRLRSSHKSRRLLAVELAGARPRSFVIFPRALRGHFRKVRGVLKVLATPERRILLQIIELAQDKGSYFGCLVQDYLSYVQENKNCLTSCQDLLQTIRQFMTQMKAYLIQSSEINPPIESYVPEDQIDAVLEKAMHKCVLKPLYGSVQSALHDCQVSSGEWRRLQENLALAKTKQPRELGANATRPPDTHAINRIRRKLAAMCRMYSPEQKIVVLLKVCKLIYNIMQDHKVRLFGADDFLPMLTYVLVQCDMPQLDTEILYMMELIDPPLLHGEGGYYLTSAYGAMSLIKNFQEDQAARILSSTTRDTLHQWHQRRTMQRNLPSVDDFQNYLRVALQKADSGCTAKTLQVRPYTTTEEMCRLCAHKFGVSDPENYGLFLYTGDSSQQLAADTYPQRIKAELHSRPNPPSFHFVYRKTQT